Proteins from a single region of Phycisphaeraceae bacterium D3-23:
- a CDS encoding radical SAM protein — translation MNTQDAALERELKLDAVIAGDHRLSPPEAMRLFREASLHALGRWSSAVADRIHGSAEDGGRRTYVIDRNINYTNVCSASCTFCAFFRKEGDDDAYVLTKEQLHDKVRALVAIGGTQVLLQGGMHPHLGVDFYVDLLRGLKAEFPGVHIHGFSPPEFVEFVAVYELDGFPTTDPRKSEEMGQDVWLAKLEAIMRLLMDAGLDSLPGGGGEVFAPHVRRRIGLGKATADQWLDVMATAHKLGMKTSGTMMFGHIEGVADRIDHMRMLRDRQDEAIAQGWPGRYVSFISWPFQRENTPLGNLPLYDYTDDAPFPGDVLADKVFAGEVDGRDKKACGDAVPRAGKVVRMAGATDYLRTQAVSRLFLDNFHSIGSSWVTMGPHIGEVALFFGANDMGSVMMEENVVSAAGTTYCLNEQVLCRLIRDAGYTPAQRDNGYNFLKVHGDTPATAPDLAVTDWSTQRAQKLHVESDSGSCGGGGDGNAVALTITAGEKLPNN, via the coding sequence ATGAACACCCAAGACGCCGCCCTCGAACGCGAACTGAAACTCGACGCCGTCATCGCCGGCGACCACCGGCTTTCGCCCCCGGAAGCCATGCGCCTGTTTCGTGAGGCATCGCTGCACGCGCTGGGCCGGTGGTCCAGCGCCGTCGCCGACCGCATCCACGGCAGCGCGGAGGACGGCGGTAGGCGCACCTACGTCATCGACCGCAACATCAACTACACCAACGTCTGCTCGGCGTCCTGCACGTTCTGCGCCTTCTTCCGCAAGGAGGGGGATGACGATGCGTACGTGCTGACGAAAGAGCAGCTCCATGACAAGGTGCGCGCCCTCGTCGCCATCGGCGGGACGCAGGTGCTGCTGCAGGGCGGCATGCACCCGCACCTGGGTGTGGATTTTTATGTCGACCTGCTGCGCGGGTTGAAGGCCGAGTTCCCGGGTGTTCATATCCATGGTTTCAGCCCGCCGGAGTTTGTCGAGTTTGTCGCGGTGTATGAGCTCGATGGTTTTCCGACGACCGACCCCCGGAAGTCGGAGGAGATGGGGCAGGATGTCTGGTTGGCGAAACTCGAAGCGATCATGCGGCTGCTGATGGATGCCGGGCTCGACTCACTGCCCGGCGGGGGGGGCGAAGTGTTCGCGCCGCATGTCCGCAGACGCATCGGGCTGGGTAAGGCCACGGCCGACCAGTGGCTCGACGTCATGGCGACGGCGCACAAGCTGGGCATGAAGACATCGGGCACGATGATGTTCGGCCATATCGAGGGCGTCGCCGACCGCATCGACCACATGCGCATGCTCCGCGACCGGCAGGACGAGGCGATCGCGCAGGGCTGGCCCGGCCGCTATGTGTCGTTCATCAGCTGGCCCTTCCAGCGCGAGAACACGCCGCTGGGCAACCTGCCGCTCTACGACTACACCGACGATGCGCCGTTCCCCGGCGACGTGCTGGCGGACAAAGTCTTCGCCGGCGAGGTCGATGGGCGAGACAAGAAGGCGTGCGGCGATGCCGTCCCCCGCGCGGGCAAGGTCGTGCGCATGGCCGGGGCGACGGACTACCTCCGTACCCAGGCGGTCAGCCGGCTGTTCCTGGATAACTTCCACTCGATCGGGTCGAGCTGGGTCACGATGGGGCCGCATATCGGCGAGGTCGCGCTGTTCTTCGGCGCCAACGACATGGGCTCGGTGATGATGGAAGAAAACGTCGTCAGCGCGGCGGGCACGACCTACTGCCTCAACGAGCAGGTCTTGTGCCGACTCATCCGCGACGCGGGCTACACCCCCGCCCAGCGCGACAACGGCTACAACTTCCTCAAGGTCCACGGCGACACACCGGCAACCGCACCCGACCTGGCCGTCACCGACTGGTCCACGCAGCGGGCGCAGAAGTTACACGTCGAAAGCGATTCGGGGAGTTGTGGCGGTGGGGGGGACGGCAACGCGGTGGCGCTGACGATTACCGCGGGCGAGAAGCTGCCGAACAACTGA
- a CDS encoding PEP-CTERM sorting domain-containing protein (PEP-CTERM proteins occur, often in large numbers, in the proteomes of bacteria that also encode an exosortase, a predicted intramembrane cysteine proteinase. The presence of a PEP-CTERM domain at a protein's C-terminus predicts cleavage within the sorting domain, followed by covalent anchoring to some some component of the (usually Gram-negative) cell surface. Many PEP-CTERM proteins exhibit an unusual sequence composition that includes large numbers of potential glycosylation sites. Expression of one such protein has been shown restore the ability of a bacterium to form floc, a type of biofilm.): MLDRLGGLKTAALSTAVGVLAAPLAMAGAPTVTSTFDSDLEGWSAVGFDIDFTVIPPSFTLTEVANTPDMVHDAGGGAFDGNPGGFARFTDVIEEPSSFANAPGDYLGDLSGYLGGTFSFEHRLFDEGSEAEGVAPYAIIFVSGDVNDLNAFGAVLPGPGLGDADTGWVTVSANLTDGGPGGLIPVSDIDLGVFDPSLDGLTAGGFGFSGDATFEEVMADVTQVLVAFELVDNNSTQTSESGGIDNVRLEAIPEPGSAALLGLAGLALLRRRRV; encoded by the coding sequence ATGCTGGATCGACTCGGAGGATTGAAAACCGCGGCGTTATCGACTGCGGTGGGTGTGTTGGCTGCGCCGTTGGCCATGGCGGGGGCACCGACGGTGACGAGCACGTTTGACTCGGACCTTGAGGGCTGGTCGGCGGTTGGGTTTGATATCGATTTCACGGTGATCCCGCCGTCGTTCACGCTGACGGAGGTCGCCAACACGCCGGACATGGTCCACGACGCAGGCGGCGGCGCGTTCGATGGCAACCCCGGCGGCTTCGCACGGTTCACGGACGTGATCGAGGAACCCTCGTCCTTCGCCAACGCGCCGGGGGATTACCTCGGTGACCTGTCGGGCTATCTCGGCGGGACGTTCTCGTTCGAGCACCGTCTGTTTGATGAAGGGTCCGAAGCCGAGGGCGTCGCGCCCTATGCGATCATCTTTGTCTCGGGCGATGTCAACGATCTCAACGCGTTTGGCGCGGTCCTCCCCGGCCCCGGCCTCGGCGATGCCGACACCGGCTGGGTCACGGTCTCCGCCAACCTCACCGACGGCGGGCCCGGCGGGCTCATCCCCGTCTCCGATATCGATCTCGGTGTCTTCGACCCGTCGCTCGATGGGCTCACCGCCGGCGGCTTCGGCTTCTCGGGCGACGCGACGTTCGAAGAAGTCATGGCCGACGTCACACAGGTGCTCGTCGCCTTTGAGCTTGTCGATAACAACAGCACGCAGACCTCGGAGTCCGGCGGGATCGACAACGTCCGCCTCGAAGCGATCCCCGAGCCGGGGTCGGCCGCGCTGCTCGGCCTGGCCGGGTTGGCGCTCCTCCGCCGACGCCGGGTGTAG
- the frr gene encoding ribosome recycling factor, producing MDLNSIQKDATATMAKSVDYLKSELKGVRTGRATPSLIEFVKVECYGSESELRSLAMVQAPEPSQLLVKPFDPGTVQDIIKGIEKAGLGLNPQADGKTVRISIPALSGDRRKELIGSVKQMGEQAKVAVRNARRDANKHIDQMGKDKDAHLSEDDVKAAKDDIQELLKKHESQIDELVAEKSKQIEEV from the coding sequence ATGGACCTGAACAGCATCCAAAAAGACGCGACCGCCACGATGGCCAAGAGCGTGGACTACCTGAAGAGCGAGCTCAAGGGCGTGCGCACCGGGCGGGCGACGCCGTCGCTGATCGAGTTTGTGAAGGTCGAGTGCTATGGCAGCGAGTCGGAGCTTCGTTCGTTGGCGATGGTGCAGGCCCCGGAGCCGTCGCAGTTGTTGGTCAAGCCGTTCGACCCGGGGACGGTGCAGGACATCATCAAGGGCATCGAGAAGGCCGGGCTCGGTCTGAACCCGCAGGCGGACGGCAAGACGGTGCGGATCAGCATCCCCGCGCTGTCGGGCGATCGCCGAAAGGAACTCATCGGCTCGGTCAAGCAGATGGGCGAGCAGGCGAAGGTCGCGGTGCGCAACGCTCGGCGTGATGCGAACAAGCACATCGACCAGATGGGCAAGGACAAGGACGCGCACCTGTCCGAGGACGATGTCAAGGCCGCGAAGGACGACATCCAGGAGCTCTTGAAGAAGCACGAGTCGCAGATCGACGAGCTGGTGGCTGAGAAGAGCAAGCAGATCGAAGAGGTCTAA
- a CDS encoding uridine monophosphate kinase: MAATGKFDQASADYMGMLGTVINGLALKEALERLGQPARVMSALSVTSVAERYIRGRALRHLEKGRVVIFVGGTGNPFFTTDSAAALRAAEIGADAVLKATKVDGIYDRDPNKFDDAVRYDTLTFKEAIEKELGVMDTTAFAMCQERNIPIVVFDMKQPGNIAEVVAGTPHGTRVSAG; this comes from the coding sequence TTGGCGGCGACGGGGAAGTTCGACCAGGCCTCGGCCGACTACATGGGGATGCTCGGGACGGTGATCAACGGGCTCGCATTGAAAGAAGCGCTCGAGCGTCTGGGGCAGCCGGCGCGGGTGATGAGTGCGCTGTCGGTGACGAGCGTGGCCGAGCGGTACATCCGCGGGCGGGCGCTTCGTCACCTGGAGAAGGGGCGGGTGGTGATCTTCGTGGGCGGGACGGGCAACCCGTTCTTCACGACGGACAGCGCCGCGGCGCTGCGGGCCGCGGAGATCGGGGCGGATGCGGTCTTGAAGGCGACGAAGGTGGACGGCATCTACGATCGTGACCCGAACAAGTTTGATGATGCGGTGCGCTACGACACGCTGACGTTTAAGGAAGCGATCGAGAAGGAATTGGGCGTGATGGACACGACGGCGTTTGCGATGTGCCAGGAGCGCAACATCCCGATCGTGGTGTTCGACATGAAGCAGCCGGGGAATATCGCGGAGGTGGTCGCGGGGACGCCGCACGGGACGCGGGTTTCGGCGGGGTGA